The uncultured Methanoregula sp. genomic sequence TTAGTTCCGTCACTTTCAGGATATCTGTCCTCGTAACGATCCCGAGGATCTTCCCATCCTCGACTACCGGAATCCGGCCGAAGTTATGGGCAGACATGATCCGAAGGGCATCTATTACCGGGGCCGTCGGGGGAAGGGTAATAATCTCCTTAGTCATTACGTCCCGCACCTGCATGGCTTCGCGGTCGATGGAGGAAGTCCTGTTGACATCTGCAAGGGTGATCATGCCGACCAGCGTGTCCCGCTCCACCACGGGAAAGCCGAGATGTTTGCTCGAGTACATCATCCCGATCACCTGGCTGACAGGCAGTGTCGATGCTACGGTTGTCACCGGGCTGCTCATCATCGAACCCACCGTCACATCCTGCAGCAGGTGGCTGTACTTCAATGCTGTGGACTCCATGTTCGCCCCGATATAGATGAAGAGCGCGATGAGGATCAGAAACGGCGAGAGTACGAAGAGTCCGATGATACCGAAGATGATTGCAAACCCTTTTCCCACGTCGGCAGCGATCCGGGTTGCCCGGTGCAGCGGCATCCTTCCTGCAAGCCAGGCCCGGAGCACTCTGCCGCCATCCATCGGGAACGCGGGGATGAGGTTGAAGAAGCATAAAACGATGTTGAGCACCCCGAGATACCCAAAGACAAAGATCAATACCCCGGCAGTACTGCCCGTGACCGGAAGTGATGGCACCAGATATACGAGCCAGCAACAGGCAAGCCCGAAAATGAGGCTCGCAACCGGCCCGACAAGAGCCATCGGCAGCTCGGCTCTGGGATCCGGCACTCCTTCTTCCATAGTGGCAATGCCCCCGAAAATCATCAGCGTGATGCTGTTGATTGCAATACCTTTTTTCTGTGCAACAAGGGAATGCGCGAGTTCGTGGACGAGGACCCCGAAGAAGAGGCCGAGCGCAGAGATGGTCCCCAGAATATAGGGCATGAACCCTGCCGTGACCATGGTCGTATCGATGGGAACCTGGAAAATCTCTTTGAGCATATCGGTGGTTGTGCTGATCTGGCTCCCGATGATCCAGGCAAAAAGAGGGATAACCACGAGGAACGTGTAGTGGATAAGGATCGGAATCCCAAATAAGCGCCCGATCCGAAAAGATCCGTCCATAAAAAGGGTTATCTTTTTAACTCTTAAGTATATACTTTCATCTGATAACGATGGAAACCCAGATTACAGAACTGTTCGGGCTTCAGATCTATACGGACAAAGGCATGTTTATCGGTGAAGTCGAGGATGTCGTCATCGATGTGGATTCGAAGAAGATAGAGGCAATCGTTGTGGCCAAGGTCAATGACCAGCTGTTCGAGCTCAAGAGCTTCAAAGGTCTCAAGATCCCTTACCGCATCATCAGCGCGATTGACGATATCGTCCTGATTCGTCACCTTCCAGGTGCTTTTACGGGTAGTGGCACAAGCGAAGAATAGAACCGTATTTACAGTCTGCGGGTACACGCCCTCAAATTTTTAGAGTGTTCCCGCGTGGTATTTGTATGGAAAACCGGGAAATATTTGCAGTTATCACCGCCCCACCCCCCGTTTTTGTCCGGCTTGACGGCCGGGCGTTTCACCGGCTCACCGAATGCCTCGGTCTGGAAAAACCGTTTGATGAATTCTTTCACAAGGCAATGGTGATGGCATGTACGTCGCTTGTTGCCGAGAGTGGTCTCAACCCGGATTTCGCGTATACCTTCTCGGATGAGATCAGCCTCTATTTTTCCAGGCTCCCGTTTGGCGGCAGGGTGGAGAAGATCGACTCGGTCTCGGCTTCCTATGCGGCAAGCTCCCTCACGCTCGCGTTTGGCGGAACAACACTCCTCTCTCTCGATGCCCGTGTAATCCCGGCAACTCCCGAATTTGCCGTTGAGTACATGATTAACCGGCAGGGCGAAGCGTGGCGCAACCATATCAACGCCTACTGCCAGCAGGCTCTTATCGAGGAGGGGAAAAGCCCGAAGGAAGCTGCCGTTCAGCTCCGGGGTCTGCAGTCAAAAGAACTGCATGAGATGATGCACGTGCGGGGGTTCAATCTTGCCGGGACACCTTCCTGGCAGCGGAGAGGAACCCTCGTGTATAAGAAACTCACGGAGAAGGAAGGATTCAACCCGGTAACGCAGGAGACCGTGGTTGCCGAGCGGAGTGCGGTCACCACTGAGGGGGATCTCCCTCTTTTTACGAGCCCGGAAGGCCGGGAATTTTTACAGAAATTATTCTCCTGCCCGTGAGTTGTCACTTCCTTCCCGGTTTCCCCCTCAATCCGGTGTTCGTATCAATGCCCCGGTCCTGTGTCAGAC encodes the following:
- a CDS encoding PRC-barrel domain-containing protein, which produces METQITELFGLQIYTDKGMFIGEVEDVVIDVDSKKIEAIVVAKVNDQLFELKSFKGLKIPYRIISAIDDIVLIRHLPGAFTGSGTSEE
- a CDS encoding CBS domain-containing protein, translating into MDGSFRIGRLFGIPILIHYTFLVVIPLFAWIIGSQISTTTDMLKEIFQVPIDTTMVTAGFMPYILGTISALGLFFGVLVHELAHSLVAQKKGIAINSITLMIFGGIATMEEGVPDPRAELPMALVGPVASLIFGLACCWLVYLVPSLPVTGSTAGVLIFVFGYLGVLNIVLCFFNLIPAFPMDGGRVLRAWLAGRMPLHRATRIAADVGKGFAIIFGIIGLFVLSPFLILIALFIYIGANMESTALKYSHLLQDVTVGSMMSSPVTTVASTLPVSQVIGMMYSSKHLGFPVVERDTLVGMITLADVNRTSSIDREAMQVRDVMTKEIITLPPTAPVIDALRIMSAHNFGRIPVVEDGKILGIVTRTDILKVTELRQI
- a CDS encoding tRNA(His) guanylyltransferase Thg1 family protein → MENREIFAVITAPPPVFVRLDGRAFHRLTECLGLEKPFDEFFHKAMVMACTSLVAESGLNPDFAYTFSDEISLYFSRLPFGGRVEKIDSVSASYAASSLTLAFGGTTLLSLDARVIPATPEFAVEYMINRQGEAWRNHINAYCQQALIEEGKSPKEAAVQLRGLQSKELHEMMHVRGFNLAGTPSWQRRGTLVYKKLTEKEGFNPVTQETVVAERSAVTTEGDLPLFTSPEGREFLQKLFSCP